The sequence below is a genomic window from Coffea arabica cultivar ET-39 chromosome 8e, Coffea Arabica ET-39 HiFi, whole genome shotgun sequence.
CAACAATGGGAAGAGGAGACAATGCTGAAGAGAAAGCATGCTTCCCCTGCTGATGAGACAGAGGAATCCGAAGATGATCATGCAGTATATTTCTTGAGCAAATGTGGCAATGTTGTATCAACAAACTTGCAAAGAAGCCCATGTAAGCAGTATTCATCAGTTATAACTCAGAAAAACGGTGAAAAACTCATGTATTTCCTAAGCTCTTCAGGGACGATTGTTGCTTGCAACCTCACCAACAAGTGCTTCTGCGAATACCCGAGGCTATTGCCTGTATATCATGAGTACTCGATTGATCTGGTGGAGTGTGGCGGAGACGTTTATGTGGTTCTTCTCATGGAATTCCTGGAAAGCGCGAGCCTTCGAGTATGGAGGTTTGACGAAAAAGATCAATCTTGGCATCAGATTGCAGCAATGCCTCCGGCAATGTCACATGGATTCTACGGTAAAAGAGTGGATATAAACTGCGCTGGGGCTGGCCAGCAGATTCTAGTTTGCCTGAATTCTGCAGAGGTTTGCAGCTACTTTTTGTGCCATTTGATGGTCAATGAGTGGATTGAAGTACCTAAGTATCACATCAATGGTGACGCTAAAGATTTCATTTGTGCATTCACCTTTGAGCCTAGGATTGAAGCTTCTgtatgaagaagaagaagaaggggaaaaaaaatttgcagTAGACTTTAGATATTACACTTCTTATTCTTGTTTTTTTGTCCTTTTGGcatattctttttccagatattacttgtattttcttgtagattttttcttctttttttttttaaacatgttTGGAACAACTTAATGCATTTACTGGTGATGTTATTATGATGATTTGCATACTCTTGGGCCATGCCTTGTGGCCTGAAAAGGGTTCAAGTATACTTGCATATCTTGGCTTTTGACAAGGAGATTAGTAGTGAGAAAGCAGGCATAGGATTCTTCTCCCAGCAGAtgttgaaaaagagaaaaggtcaATCCTATCCTTTTTTTCTTAAGCACAAGTCAAACAAAAGGAATTCTTTACTATATTAAGTGAAGGGTTTACTTTTCACACACTGGGACTAATGTGGCATGGTTGGAGCATCAAAATATGACCTTTCAGGCATGTGATATAATCAAAGTACGATTTTTGTGTTGTTCCATGatctatgaagacaaattatgGTATGAGTTGTTGAGGACCCTCATTGGAACCGAATTCTTTAAGTAGTGGTTTGTGTTCAATAATTGTATCAATGCTAATTTAAGGCCATGTAAATGAAAATAGTGGTTTGTGTTAACCAATTTTATGGTAAAACAAGTTTACTCATTCTTTATCAAGAAATTCAACAGAGACATTTTGGGGAGCCATAAAAGAAAAGTTCAGGCCTCACAGGGATTCCCTTTGGTATTGGAGTACAGAACAATTTGGTAGGTGTTTCTAGTAGATTTCTCTTTATCATAGTTTTCTAGTAGCTGCATTTGACTTGATGAACAGATTGGGATTATAAAGCCAGTGGTCACAAATGGGGATGAAGGGCGGGCGGTTGTCAGATCAATCATCCTTAAACgttgtaatattttttgaaccTTTTATAATTCTAAGTGAACTGTTTTTACACTCTTATAACAAAAGTATGATATTTTATTAATGTTCATGTGGATTTCATGTATAATAATTGCATCTCTGTTGTGAAGTTTTACAAGTAATTTACGTCGAGTTACAgctttttcaaaaaatgttacactGTTCAGAACGATTGTCGTCCTTGCCCTGATCCCACAAAtagtaaatataaaatttgtcattttagacAAGCATTTTACCctgttttacaaaaaaaaaattaaccataATTAAGTCGACATAAATTCCAAAAATTTACCCTAGTTAAAGTGTGCACTAGATTTGTGCTACATTACATTGCAGCCCCGATGTTGTAGATAGGCTCTTGAGTCTTGATTGATTATCCTTACCCAAGTCATAATATTAGACACGACCTTTCGGAGCTTTAAGATGGGCCAGCACAAACCGACAAACCGCCTGAATGGCCCATATGCAAAGCACCGATCCAACAGGAAATTTTATACGAAACCAACcagaaaaaaaacagaaagcAGATACGTATTCGGTTAATTGGGACAATTTCTTCTGTATAAGATTTTGATATTCAtaaattttagtgaaaaaaataaaatttgcctCACTGAGATGATGGACTGggatttttgaaatttaagcTTTTGAAGCaagtcaagaaaaatagttGATGCAGTTTGATTATTGAAATAGTATGAAAATGAAGAAAGCATATTTTACTATGAGTTCACTTATAAAAAAAAGACTGAAAATTATGATTTTTTCAAATGATTAATATAAGTATGAAATTATTGGGTTTGGCCCAATTGTCAGGGGAGAGATTTTAAATTCCTCCCTGCTGTAAAGTTCAGGATTCAAATCTTGGAATTAATAGTTAGTAGAAGGAAGGGTGCCAAAAGTtgtggaaggaaaaaaaaaatatacatatatatatatgtatatgtatatgtagaTCGGTAGGCAATTATTTAATACGTGTTTGTCGTGTACATTGAATGTCGCTTGggattttccttttattattttggatcaATGTTGTCATAATTTGGATTCAAATATTTGATGGATTGTCAGGCTACACAAAGGTAAGATTCTTTAAAGCTTCGCTCAGTTACATACTTCCAGTTAAGGCCCAACTTAGGTATGACTTTGGAAAGGCCCTTCCTGAAACCAGATCAATATTGGGCCAACCCAGGAAATTTAGTATAGTAGAAGTACCTTTTTCAGCTTGGCTTAGGTTGAATGAGAAGACATTTGGAAAGATTAAATTCTTACAATAATAATGATAAACATCCTATCgtttcgataaaaaaaaaaaaaaatcccattttGGAATCTTACACAATATATCCATGAgttcaaatatatttaagtCACTTACgtgaaattaataaaatttcgCAATTGAAGTTTCAAAGTTTAGATTGTACATTGTCACTCTTTTATAACCCTAATTAGTCAAAATtcctattatatatataaaataaacatTTGTGTGTATAATTCTAaagaattttttatattttgtacatCTCAAAAATACGCTAAAACATATTTGTTCTTCTTAACTAACCATATAAACTACGTAATAAACTTTTGACTTATCATACATCATGATTTATTCTTCAATCTTTgagaaatttttaaatttttatacaagtaaaaaatattatatcttTTAACTTATATACATAATAGAAATGATGCGTATTATAATTTCTGCAGAGTCACACTTTAAAACTAATAAGGTGACTATATGTCAATCAATTTAGTGTATCATATGcaagaataagagttaaaatAGGCATAAACATGGTACATGctttgaaaattatagtaaGTTTCTCTGTAATTTTAGTTTCGTAACTTTTTAAATATATTCATACTATTTTTAATCTATAATACAGGCGAATTGATATCcataattttatcaaattcatattttttggccaaatttttaaTCTTATTTTGTAGAAAAGTTCATAAAACATATATACCTATAATTCTATAATATAGTGTATTCTACATGTCCCTAATTTTACTAGCTCTGCATATAATTACCTCCTATGAACATTCTATGCTCCTTTTTTATGGAGCAAACCTTCTATATTCTTACagcgaaaaaagaaaaaaaaattaagagcaAAACAAGTATTGGAATCCTAAATCCTCATAAAATAGGGCAAATATGAACCTGGGCAGTGAAATTTCGTCTTCATTTCCCCTTtaacaaaaaacaaagaaagaaaagtaaagagaAAACAAGAATAGCCTACCGTTTTCTCCATTCTGCTGATTTCCTCTCTCACAAGAAACTCAACTCAACACCGTTTTATACCTCCCAACAGACAAAGCAACACACATTCATCTGGATTCTTCATCAATCCACAGAACCCAATCGGCAAATCCAAAGAAACCCATTTGGGGATTTTTAATTTCTGGCAATTTAAGTCAATTTTTTAGAAACTATTCGTTACAGAAATGGAGCAAGGGCTTGGTGGTAATGGCGTGGATATAGAAAAGAAATTGCAAGAATTGCAAAAGCAACTCTCGAAGAAAAGTATGTTTGAAGAAGCTGTCTTCTCCATCAAATCCCTTCTTCAACAGTATTACTCTTCTGCTTCTCCTCCTCTCAAGAATTTGGTTCGTATCATCAAATCCCCCTTCTTTTTTgggttttcttttttggttagaaaatttcttctcttttcttgtttttgaaaGTTCTGCTATGCTTTTATGTGTCTTTACTTTTGAATTTGTGCCTAACCCAGCCAAGCAATGATATGGAATTGGAGAAAGGAGTATCTGGCCTGAGCGAAGTTATGTAGAAAGTGATTAAGCTAAAAAAGATGGGATTTTCAAGAACTGCCAAGTTAGTTAAAGAACATAGGATTTCTGGCAAAGCAATTGCGATATTGTGAAGCATGAGATGGGAATTTATTCCAGGAAATTCATTTACCATTTAATTGTGTTTCCGTATGGGATCAATTAGTGTGGCCTGAACATAGCAGGATAGATCTTTTGTAAAGCTTCTGTTTAAAATGTCTTTACATAAGAGGGCCTATATTTTTGTTACAAGTTCGATAGTTTCTTATGATATTCATATGTAACGTACGTTCAATTGCAAAGCATCTCAACCAGCTCAGGTATAGAAATTTTTCCCTATCCATGGTGTATGCAGTGTTAGTTCTCGATAAAAAGATGATGAGTTCGAGTGAATGTGATTAAGTGGTGTCCTAATTAGCAAAAGGGAAGAAGCAGAAGACTGAAGAGGTCACGGAAGCCTTAGTTGAGAGGTTTTCAGCAAGGTTTTCATCGggataaaatggaaaaattatgGTCCTTAGTTGAGAGGGATGGAAGGGAGAGGTCGGTGGAAGCCTTCCCTTTGCTTGTCTATAGTTGCTTCAATGTGGACGAGGCCTTAGAAATTGTGTTAGTTGTTTGTAGTTTGTCATCTGTAAACTATACGGTGGGAGAAGAACAAATTTGTTACTGAATCAATTGGCTTGTTTGGCTCTAGTCTTCTGAGTCCTTTCTTTTTgtgtttcttttttattctcTTTCTTTGACAAGACATGTCATTTCTAGAACAGTAAGATGTTTAAAGGTCCAAAGATTTTATACAACGGTTTACCATATaggaaaaaaaactatttcttAATCTTTCCTTGTTCTAATTAGGAAGAAGTTCCTTGGCATGTATTGGGGATCTGATCAGATGCTTTATATGCTGTGAAACCAATCGTGTTGTAGTTTTAGGAGGGAAATGGAACGCCAGATAATAAAACATGTCATATGCATAAGTGGAAATGACCTGCTGCTGACTTGTAGTTTAGACTCTTGACCgatatatttcttttttatcaCTTTACAAGCTACAATTGTAGCTCCAATGTGGTTTGAATTCAAGGGTAAACTTTAGCATTTAAAGTTGATTGCTGCATTTTCGTATTGGTATGCCAGAGTGCTGATTTCATCTTTCTTCTGCTTTCAACTATCCCAGAAATTCAATATTCTTCCAGACTTGCAGCTGTCACTGCCCAAGCTGTGCCACCTACTAATGGTCTTCTCTGCTTTGTTATATTTTCCCCTTTTAGTTTTGCCCTTGACATCCTGGTGTAGAGCTAAAGACCTAGAGACTATTTTACAGCATAGCCCAGATCCGCACGACTTTTACTATTTCCCACCTTCAATAATCATCCTATTGCCAAATTCCCAAATATTATTGCCGCTGGATTTCAGTTGCAGTAGTTGATAGATTGGCTATAATGATCTAGTAAATAAAGATGATTGTCTCCTTATGCAAGTCCTTTTGCTaccataaaaaaaagaaatcatagAGAATACATGCTGTTATTTAATCTAATATTCTTGGTGCACATAAGAGTTCTAAGCTGGTTGAGAATTTGTGGAGAAGTTGGAAAGTGGAACTATAGTTAATGTTCGGCCACTGTTGTGTAATATTGTGCTTCTTGGATTTGGTTTCTTGTTTCATGTTGGTATTTTAATGATGTTTCTCCATCCTTTTCTATGGTTCTTGTTTAGAGGTTAGATGGTGGTTCTTGGGGGAAGAAACGGTGATAGTGTTTGAGGATCATTTAATTGGGAAAGGTTGTGGTAAATAGGAAAGGGTTTTTCTTGCTCTTCAAAGACAAGAGGTTTAATGCTGTCACTTTTTACATGTAGACCAATCACATAACCATAATATGAGGAGGTTAAGTGGTACATCTCGTACAATTGTGCAAGCACTTATATACCAATTTGCTTGAGCTGTATGTTGTTCACTGGAGGATGAATCACTTACAGAATTATGGATACTTGTCTTGTCACTTGTCCTGTTCTGCTATGTTCTGGATTAAGATTCTGGGAGAAATACTTCATTTAAAATTTACATAAAGAATCAATACTGTACAGACTTCTTAGCTTTTCTGCTTAAAAGTTTTGTGCATAACAGAACATCACCCTATCAGTGTGCATAGTTGAAGAAGTTTCCTCTACATAGTCCTGTGCAATCAAGGACAATTTCTGACTGCATCACAAGGGTCCGAACCAGATGGAATGCTTGCCTCATATAAACAGAtaatctttttccttcttataatCCTTCTTAGTGCATTCAGCTAAAAGTTAGATTGCAATCTTGATTAAGTTTGGGTATCGTATAAGGTGGGTTAAGGTATCTTCTGTTGAAAGGCACTTCCCAAATTTGAGTGGGGATGTAAAATGTATCCCTCATGAAATTAGAGTGGATGAGACAAAATTCTTACTTAAACCTCCTTTGCTACTCAACATACTACCGTATTCTGGACACAATCTTGTCTGATGATGTATAAAAGCAATTATCGCATTGGAGAAGTCCTCTATTAAGAATTTTGTTTCAAGCATATACATTGTCTCTTCTTGAAAATATGGAATCGTAACTTTTGCAGTTCTACACTGTCGTATGTCGGGTTGCAACTGTTCTAAAGACAAGATATACGGCACCTGGATTTTGGAATGCTGGGCTGGGGCTTTTCCTGGAAGCCGAACACCTAATATCTGGAACTTCAGAGAGGAAACATTTGCAGAATTGCATTGCTCATGCCAGGGAACATTTGGGTGAAGCAGAGAATCGATCAGAAGATATGGGATCTGCTCAAACGAGGAATACAGGTCCATGAGCATGTCTTTTCTAACTTATGAGCATTCTACTGCCTGACTGCTCAATTGATTTGTTAGAATTGGCATTGGTGATGGTTCAagtgtgtttatttgttttgattttttaatcCAGGATTTTTATTTGAAGGACACCTCACAGTTGATCCTGAGCCTCCACAGCCTGATTGGCTGGTGCAATCAAACTTCTTGTCTGCTGCTGCTACCTTGTTTTCTGGAGAATCTTCTAATGAGCCAGTAGGCAATAGTAACACATCTGAAGAAGCAGCAAACCTAGTCCGGCAGTTGTTTGATAGACTTGATACAATGGTGCCAGTGGTATTCTTCTATCTTCTCCATCTAAAACAATATATACTTGGTCCCATGTTTGTAATTATTCTTTGGGAAACAAATTAAAAAGCAGATAAACATTGTATGTTCACTAGTCAGTGTTTAACTTTCTGCTTTTTGAATAGTCTTCCCAGCCTTCTTTACATACACCCACTTGCTGGtgaaaccaaaaaagaaaagaatgagaCGTGCTTCTTCTCAAATAGGCAAtggttatttttcattttctgtgGGTTAACAGGAGGTCATAGACATCTATGGACTCAATTCTTGGAGGGTTACCCCTAGTCTAGTATGCAGATAATCTGTTTTAGAACATGATTTGGCTCCTCCTTAGTCATGCAAATGATACAAGAATACCTGCTTTAGCATCCGGTTTGCTGCCTTATCTTTTTTCCTTGGGATTTTGTCGTTTACTGCAGGCCCGATTCTATATCTAAGCTTTGCAATCCTCTGTAAGAGCTGCTAATTGCTAAGTGGTGGCTTTCATGGTTGGCTTGAGATAGAATTAGGTGTGATATCTCTAGTAAATGTTGACCTCCACCTTGTTATCCATGTTCTCTGTAGTTACAATCCGTTCCCGACCAACAAGTTATTTAATCAATACCTAGAACAAGCTGGGGAACATTTAATTGGGAGCAAAGTACTTTGGTTGTCTGTTGGAGATGCATGTTAACTttgaactttttctttttttttttttgggtgaaatGAAGATTCTGGAAGATGGACCTGCAGCACCAAGAGCCCCACCTGCAAGTAAAGAAGTGGTGGCAAAGCTCCCTGTTA
It includes:
- the LOC113703533 gene encoding F-box only protein 13, producing MEAAVHYGASERNKKRKLPADYQINESLRFPLDELNQDVLEQVLSWLPASNFFRYTSVCKRWKSVGNSATFKLACSQIPSREPWYFMVDSQAQFKNQPIVFDTAENNWKKLNFPLPLLQEEQRGRSFVPVAASGGLLCFLSSPPADEFIICNPLTGACKEIVSLNPELKKSKILRGIGMISSPESYSLVLVFGDLSELSIKVYNSSIQQWEEETMLKRKHASPADETEESEDDHAVYFLSKCGNVVSTNLQRSPCKQYSSVITQKNGEKLMYFLSSSGTIVACNLTNKCFCEYPRLLPVYHEYSIDLVECGGDVYVVLLMEFLESASLRVWRFDEKDQSWHQIAAMPPAMSHGFYGKRVDINCAGAGQQILVCLNSAEVCSYFLCHLMVNEWIEVPKYHINGDAKDFICAFTFEPRIEASV
- the LOC113702651 gene encoding E3 ubiquitin-protein ligase AIP2; amino-acid sequence: MEQGLGGNGVDIEKKLQELQKQLSKKSMFEEAVFSIKSLLQQYYSSASPPLKNLFYTVVCRVATVLKTRYTAPGFWNAGLGLFLEAEHLISGTSERKHLQNCIAHAREHLGEAENRSEDMGSAQTRNTGFLFEGHLTVDPEPPQPDWLVQSNFLSAAATLFSGESSNEPVGNSNTSEEAANLVRQLFDRLDTMVPVILEDGPAAPRAPPASKEVVAKLPVTTVTADVLSKLGADSECAICTENLVLNDKMQELPCKHIFHPPCLKPWLDEHNSCPICRHELRTDDHDYESWKEREKEAEEERKGAANAVREGVSMYI